In Platichthys flesus chromosome 20, fPlaFle2.1, whole genome shotgun sequence, a single genomic region encodes these proteins:
- the mapk8b gene encoding mitogen-activated protein kinase 8 isoform X3, with protein MNRNKREKEYYSIDVGDSTFMVLKRYQNLRPIGSGAQGIVCSAYDHNFERNVAIKKLSRPFQNQTHAKRAYRELVLMKCVNHKNIIGLLNVFTPQKTLEEFQDVYIVMELMDANLCQVIQMELDHERLSYLLYQMLCGIKHLHAAGIIHRDLKPSNIVVKSDCTLKILDFGLARTAATGLLMTPYVVTRYYRAPEVILGMGYQANVDVWSVGCIMAEMVRGSVLFPGTDHIDQWNKVIEQLGTPAQEFLLKLNQSVRTYVENRPRYAGYSFEKLFPDVLFPADSEHNKLKASQARDLLAKMLVIDASKRISVDEALKHPYINVWYDPTEVEAPPPAITDKQLDEREHTVEEWKDLIYKEVFDCEERTKNGIIRGQPASIAQVQQ; from the exons ATGAACCGGAATAAGCGTGAAAAGGAGTACTACAGTATAGATGTTGGCGATTCAACATTTATGGTTTTAAAGCGCTACCAGAACCTCAGACCCATCGGATCTGGAGCCCAGGGAATCGTCTG CTCAGCGTACGATCACAACTTTGAGAGGAACGTCGCAATTAAGAAGCTGAGTCGGCCCTTTCAGAATCAGACCCATGCCAAACGGGCCTACAGAGAACTGGTGCTCATGAAATGTGTCAACCACAAGAAC ATTATCGGCCTATTAAACGTTTTCACACCACAGAAGACACTGGAAGAATTCCAAGATGT GTATAttgtgatggagctgatggacGCCAACCTCTGCCAGGTGATCCAGATGGAGCTGGACCACGAGAGGCTGTCCTACCTGCTCTACCAGATGCTGTGTGGAATCAAGCACCTACATGCCGCAGGCATCATTCACAGG GACTTGAAGCCAAGTAACATTGTGGTGAAGTCTGACTGTACTCTCAAGATCCTGGATTTTGGCCTGGCCAGAACGGCCGCCACAGGCCTGCTCATGACGCCCTACGTGGTCACACGCTACTACCGTGCTCCTGAGGTCATCCTGGGCATGGGCTACCAGGCCAATG ttgATGTCTGGTCTGTTGGATGCATCATGGCTGAAATGGTCCGGGGTAGTGTGTTGTTTCCTGGCACTGATC ATATCGACCAGTGGAACAAGGTCATCGAGCAGCTGGGGACGCCAGCTCAAGAGTTCTTGTTGAAGCTCAACCAGTCTGTGAGGACATATGTGGAGAACCGGCCACGGTACGCCGGCTACAGCTTCGAGAAGCTCTTCCCTGACGTCCTGTTCCCTGCAGACTCTGAACACAACAAACTCAAAG CGAGCCAAGCCCGAGATCTATTAGCCAAGATGCTGGTAATTGATGCGTCCAAACGGATCTCAGTGGACGAGGCTCTCAAGCACCCCTACATCAATGTGTGGTACGACCCGACCGAAGTGGAGGCG ccaCCACCCGCGATCACAGACAAGCAGCTGGATGAACGAGAGCACACAGTGGAGGAGTGGAAAG
- the mapk8b gene encoding mitogen-activated protein kinase 8 isoform X1 codes for MNRNKREKEYYSIDVGDSTFMVLKRYQNLRPIGSGAQGIVCSAYDHNFERNVAIKKLSRPFQNQTHAKRAYRELVLMKCVNHKNIIGLLNVFTPQKTLEEFQDVYIVMELMDANLCQVIQMELDHERLSYLLYQMLCGIKHLHAAGIIHRDLKPSNIVVKSDCTLKILDFGLARTAATGLLMTPYVVTRYYRAPEVILGMGYQANVDVWSVGCIMAEMVRGSVLFPGTDHIDQWNKVIEQLGTPAQEFLLKLNQSVRTYVENRPRYAGYSFEKLFPDVLFPADSEHNKLKASQARDLLAKMLVIDASKRISVDEALKHPYINVWYDPTEVEAPPPAITDKQLDEREHTVEEWKDLIYKEVFDCEERTKNGIIRGQPASIGATVSSSPKPSSS; via the exons ATGAACCGGAATAAGCGTGAAAAGGAGTACTACAGTATAGATGTTGGCGATTCAACATTTATGGTTTTAAAGCGCTACCAGAACCTCAGACCCATCGGATCTGGAGCCCAGGGAATCGTCTG CTCAGCGTACGATCACAACTTTGAGAGGAACGTCGCAATTAAGAAGCTGAGTCGGCCCTTTCAGAATCAGACCCATGCCAAACGGGCCTACAGAGAACTGGTGCTCATGAAATGTGTCAACCACAAGAAC ATTATCGGCCTATTAAACGTTTTCACACCACAGAAGACACTGGAAGAATTCCAAGATGT GTATAttgtgatggagctgatggacGCCAACCTCTGCCAGGTGATCCAGATGGAGCTGGACCACGAGAGGCTGTCCTACCTGCTCTACCAGATGCTGTGTGGAATCAAGCACCTACATGCCGCAGGCATCATTCACAGG GACTTGAAGCCAAGTAACATTGTGGTGAAGTCTGACTGTACTCTCAAGATCCTGGATTTTGGCCTGGCCAGAACGGCCGCCACAGGCCTGCTCATGACGCCCTACGTGGTCACACGCTACTACCGTGCTCCTGAGGTCATCCTGGGCATGGGCTACCAGGCCAATG ttgATGTCTGGTCTGTTGGATGCATCATGGCTGAAATGGTCCGGGGTAGTGTGTTGTTTCCTGGCACTGATC ATATCGACCAGTGGAACAAGGTCATCGAGCAGCTGGGGACGCCAGCTCAAGAGTTCTTGTTGAAGCTCAACCAGTCTGTGAGGACATATGTGGAGAACCGGCCACGGTACGCCGGCTACAGCTTCGAGAAGCTCTTCCCTGACGTCCTGTTCCCTGCAGACTCTGAACACAACAAACTCAAAG CGAGCCAAGCCCGAGATCTATTAGCCAAGATGCTGGTAATTGATGCGTCCAAACGGATCTCAGTGGACGAGGCTCTCAAGCACCCCTACATCAATGTGTGGTACGACCCGACCGAAGTGGAGGCG ccaCCACCCGCGATCACAGACAAGCAGCTGGATGAACGAGAGCACACAGTGGAGGAGTGGAAAG
- the mapk8b gene encoding mitogen-activated protein kinase 8 isoform X2 — protein sequence MNRNKREKEYYSIDVGDSTFMVLKRYQNLRPIGSGAQGIVCSAYDHNFERNVAIKKLSRPFQNQTHAKRAYRELVLMKCVNHKNIIGLLNVFTPQKTLEEFQDVYIVMELMDANLCQVIQMELDHERLSYLLYQMLCGIKHLHAAGIIHRDLKPSNIVVKSDCTLKILDFGLARTAATGLLMTPYVVTRYYRAPEVILGMGYQANVDIWAVGCIMAEMVRHKILFPGRDYIDQWNKVIEQLGTPAQEFLLKLNQSVRTYVENRPRYAGYSFEKLFPDVLFPADSEHNKLKASQARDLLAKMLVIDASKRISVDEALKHPYINVWYDPTEVEAPPPAITDKQLDEREHTVEEWKDLIYKEVFDCEERTKNGIIRGQPASIGATVSSSPKPSSS from the exons ATGAACCGGAATAAGCGTGAAAAGGAGTACTACAGTATAGATGTTGGCGATTCAACATTTATGGTTTTAAAGCGCTACCAGAACCTCAGACCCATCGGATCTGGAGCCCAGGGAATCGTCTG CTCAGCGTACGATCACAACTTTGAGAGGAACGTCGCAATTAAGAAGCTGAGTCGGCCCTTTCAGAATCAGACCCATGCCAAACGGGCCTACAGAGAACTGGTGCTCATGAAATGTGTCAACCACAAGAAC ATTATCGGCCTATTAAACGTTTTCACACCACAGAAGACACTGGAAGAATTCCAAGATGT GTATAttgtgatggagctgatggacGCCAACCTCTGCCAGGTGATCCAGATGGAGCTGGACCACGAGAGGCTGTCCTACCTGCTCTACCAGATGCTGTGTGGAATCAAGCACCTACATGCCGCAGGCATCATTCACAGG GACTTGAAGCCAAGTAACATTGTGGTGAAGTCTGACTGTACTCTCAAGATCCTGGATTTTGGCCTGGCCAGAACGGCCGCCACAGGCCTGCTCATGACGCCCTACGTGGTCACACGCTACTACCGTGCTCCTGAGGTCATCCTGGGCATGGGCTACCAGGCCAATG TGGATATTTGGGCTGTGGGCTGCATAATGGCAGAAATGGTTCGCCACAAAATCCTTTTTCCAGGAAGGGATT ATATCGACCAGTGGAACAAGGTCATCGAGCAGCTGGGGACGCCAGCTCAAGAGTTCTTGTTGAAGCTCAACCAGTCTGTGAGGACATATGTGGAGAACCGGCCACGGTACGCCGGCTACAGCTTCGAGAAGCTCTTCCCTGACGTCCTGTTCCCTGCAGACTCTGAACACAACAAACTCAAAG CGAGCCAAGCCCGAGATCTATTAGCCAAGATGCTGGTAATTGATGCGTCCAAACGGATCTCAGTGGACGAGGCTCTCAAGCACCCCTACATCAATGTGTGGTACGACCCGACCGAAGTGGAGGCG ccaCCACCCGCGATCACAGACAAGCAGCTGGATGAACGAGAGCACACAGTGGAGGAGTGGAAAG